In Diadema setosum chromosome 7, eeDiaSeto1, whole genome shotgun sequence, the DNA window TATATTCAAAGGAgaggtttgattttttttcagtaattcaTTGCTTGAGTATAACTTCAACTAGGTTTCCCCTGTAGGTTTCCCCTGTAGACGTATTTTATACTCTAGTATTTTCACCTATCCTCGTACAAGATGTTTAATCCATGAGCGAAATGGATCATGCAAGAAaaaggataatgataataacaaataatAGTAAGCACCTATAGCATGCGGAATATAAGAAAATAAGTAGTTTGTAAGCACCTGTTTCTGAATGTAGAACAAGTTTTTTCTTTACTCCAAAGTAGTGATTTGATTGGCAGGCGACCGAATCGATAATGTTCTAGAACAGCGTTCTATTACACATCATtgtacatcattgtcatttcaagTTTTGTGTGTCAATCTTTTCACACGTAGGTTTGGCTGCAGCCCAGCCGGACCCATTTGGTGAGTTTCCAGACTACGGGGACCAGCTGGCAGGGTCCAATGTCGGCAACTCGGGCGAGAATACAGGCTTCAACGCATACGACCCGGTAGGTGCTGCAGGGGCAGGCTTTGGCGGTGCGGCGGGCGCTGGAGGTATGGGCGGCTTCGGCGGTGCTggaggcggaggaggaggagggttcATGGGCCAGGGCCAAGGCCAAGGCCAAGGTCAAGGCCAAAGGGCTGGTGTCGGCTATAATGGTGGCCAACAGAGAGGATTCCCAGGAAACGGCGCCGGGTATGGAACGGGATATGGTGCTGGTGCCGGACAGCCGTTTGGAGGTGGAGGCGTTCCTGCTGCAGCCGGCGGTACCGGAATGGGCGGTTCCCCTTACGGTGCAGGTACATTTAACACCGCAGATCGACTTCCGTTTAACAACAACCCGCACCTCGTAAAGGACGCCAGAGGAAAGTCGCAGGCAGTCTCGGCATCCACCGTGGCAGGAGCCACCATTGCcgtcatcgtcatcgtcgtcgtGTTCGCTGGGATCGCTTTTTTCGTCGTCAAGCAGAGGAGAAGTTCGCGCATGGCGCTCTCGTCGGCTTAACGCCTCCGCACGAGACCACATTATTGGACATGTTGAACTATTCATGTAGTTTGATAGTACAATGTACCAAACTTTGGACTGCGCaaaataaatgtacatacaGATATCAACCTGACCAATATTATCTAGTGACGATTTATACCACGATAGTAAAAATCGTGACACCAGTGGACATGAAATCAACAATTATTACATAAGGCCCTATGCAATCTGTGAATGCTTTTCCTCTAATAGCATGTCGTGTTTcaacaaaataaaggaaaagacaagaaaagaaaagaatgtatttGATATCCACATGTTCTTAGCTTGCCACATGTATTCATCAATCACGTTTTAGTGCTTTCCACATTATTCTTAGCTCTAACCTTGACACattgttttatctttttgcgTCGTTTTGTACATTATAGATCACTCTTTGCTATGTGAGactttgtattatgtaaatGTTTGTGTCATGTACAGTTGTCATTGTTTGTGTTACATCATTcgtaataaaagaaaacatatagAAACATACCTTTTTGACAATTTACAATTCTATTTACATGCTTCTTGCCACTCACGTGTAATGCTATACTCTTTATGAATTATAGACATGGTAAAAAAATAGGActacaatatacactgtataactTTTATTGATAGCATTAATTGCTTGCAAGAGCTTAAAGAGATTTGTATGAATGtatcatatacataatatatatatgcatattatatacaaacatataacCATATGATACattaaacagatagatagatatgtatatatcatatacctatctatctgtttCATGTATCTTATACATAACACGCCTGCACaggcactcacacacacgcttTTATATGTAATCAttaattgtatgtatatatatatatatatatatatatatatatatatatatatatatatatatatatatataaagataagtaacaaagctgcaacaaagttcatgctgtattcaccaacggtttatttcttcacacaaattttcgagcgtctcgccgccctttctcaattGTTGATACTTGGGCGGCTCGAAaattttgtgtgaagaaataaaccgttggtgaatacagcatgaactttgttgcagctttgatacttatctttttatcttgccaacacgtggactaccttatcaatatatatatatata includes these proteins:
- the LOC140231233 gene encoding uncharacterized protein; its protein translation is MNVFTACLVAFFGLAAAQPDPFGEFPDYGDQLAGSNVGNSGENTGFNAYDPVGAAGAGFGGAAGAGGMGGFGGAGGGGGGGFMGQGQGQGQGNGAGYGTGYGAGAGQPFGGGGVPAAAGGTGMGGSPYGAGTFNTADRLPFNNNPHLVKDARGKSQAVSASTVAGATIAVIVIVVVFAGIAFFVVKQRRSSRMALSSA